The window GGGCAAGGCCCGCTCAACCACCAGAATGCCGCCCTTGGGGAAGGAAAGCATATCCGCTTCCTTGCGGGCCACAAACACAGGCCCCATACCCACGCCGGGGCTTACGGCAACGCCCCCGCAGGCCAGCATGGAAAGCCCTTCGGGCAGATTTTCCGACAGGATTTTGCACTCGCCCGATCCCACCGCTGCGGCGTCCGCAACATCGGCGCGGCTTTCCGTGGCAGCATCCGCTTCGTGCAGGGGGCGGCTTTGCAGCACCACAATGCGCCCGTTGCGGGAATCAAGCGCCCACTCCACATCCTGCGGTTCGGCGTAGTATTCTTCCAGCGCCAGCGCAACCTGTGCAAGGTCTGCGGCCTGCGCATCCGTAAGGCTGGCTGGCACGCCAGCAAGCCCGACGAGAGTCTTGCTGATAGGCTGCGGCGGATTGGTGCGGGTAAAAATAAAGACATCGGGGGTAACTGCTCCGTCCACCACGGCCTGTGGCAGGCCCGGCACGGCATTGAGCAGCACCTGCTCCTGCCCGCGCGCGGCAGCCACTGGATCACGGCTGTAGGCCACGCCGCCAGCGGCAGCGGGCACCATGGCAAGCACACCCACGCACATGGGCGCAGCATCGTCAGGGATACCGTGCTGATACCGATAGCTCATGGCGGTCACGGCATACTTGCTGGCGATAATTTCTTTCCAGACTTCGCAGGCTTCTTCCGGCGGCACGTTAAGCTCGGAGCGGTACTGCCCGGCAAAGGAGACACCAAGCGAATCTTCGCCCACGGCGCTGCTGCGCAGTGCAAGGGCAAGACCCGGCCCGGCCCGGCGCTGCATGGCGGCCACGGCCTCGGTAATTTCCTGCTCCAGCTCCGGCGGCAGCGGCGCGCTGAGCACGGCCTGCTGCAATGCCGCAGAAAGACTGAAAACTTCATCCAGGCTGTGCATATCCGTTGCCTGAATGCGGCGGTTCAGTTCGCTGTGCAGGCCGCTGTATTCCATAAACCGGTAGTAGGCGCTGACCGTCACGGCAAAACCATCAGGCACGTCCAGCCCCGCATGGGCCGCCACTTCGCCCAGATTGGCCATCTTGCCGCCCACAAGGGTGATGTGGTGCAGGCGGATATCGCCAAGCGGCATGATATTGGGGCCGTCCTGATGCGGCTGATCTTCAAGCAGATTCTGCATCTGCTCACGAATGCGGTCAAAAACCTGCTGCAAAGGCTCGTAGCCTTCATCTGAAAGCGCGTTGAGGTCGCGCACCATCTGAAAAACCGCCGTTACGGCGCGAGTGCTTATGGCATGCACATAATCCATGCCGAAAGGCCGCGCGCCAGAGAGGTGCTCCTCCACATCGCTCATGGCTTCAAGGGCTGTCTTATTGGACGACAGCAACCGGCGAAAGCGCGCGCAACGCTCCCGCAGGTGGGCCTTGAAAGCCTCCTCACGCGCAAGCTGTTCCGCGTCCGGCTCATCCGAGCCATCACGCCCCAGCCACTTTCGCAGGCAGTCGAGCAGCGTCATCTCACATAGCGGACCGGGCCGCTTCCTCCATCTTGATAATCAGCTCGCTGATGGCTACGGGCTTGAGCATGTAGTCGTACGCGCCAAGATCAAGCCCCTGCACGGCCACACCCATGCAGGCATGCCCCGTAAGCAGAATGACAGGCAGATTGGGGGCTTTTTCCTTCATGTGGCGCAGGGTTTCCAGACCATCCATGCCGGGCATGCGCACATCCATGACCACAATCTGGAACATCTCGCCCGATTGCAGGGCCTGATCCAGCAGATCAAGGGCCGACTGACCATCGGGTGCGGTCACAACTTCCATACCGCGCCGGGTAAGGCGTTTTTCCATCAGTTCCAGAAATTCCACTTCGTCGTCCACAAACAATGCGCGCATGGAGGCCTCCTTCATATGGCAGCATGCCCCATTGGGGCCGCCTAGTGGTATTATGCTTCTGCGCTTTCTTCAGGCGCGAGCTGCGGCGGTTCCGCAGGCAGAAAGATATTGAATGTGGTGCCGTGCCCAAGTTCGCTCTGCACGTCTATGCGCCCACCAAGCTTTTCAAGAATGGTGTAGCAGATGGCAAGGCCAAGGCCCGTGCCCTCGCCCACCTTTTTGGTGGTGAAGAATGGGTCAAAAATCTGCCGCAGGGTTTCCTGATCCATGCCCGGCCCGGTGTCAGTAAAGGAAACGCGCACTCCGGTACGCCAGGGCTGCGTGCTGACGGTCAGGGTGCCATTCTTGCCCATGGCATCGATAGCATTGTCTATCACATTGATGAATATCTGCTCAAGCTGGGCCGGGTCGGACAAAATTACGGGAACATGGGCGTCGTACTGCCGCACAATGGCTATATTGCGGTTGGCGGCCTCGGTTTTGAGCATTTCCACGGCCTGATCAGCCAGGGAACTGATAAGAATTTCCGTGCGGCCCGGATTCATGCGCCGCCCAAAGCCCAGCATGCGCTGGGTTATGCCCTTGGCGCGCTTGACGT is drawn from Desulfovibrio sp. and contains these coding sequences:
- a CDS encoding PEP/pyruvate-binding domain-containing protein: MTLLDCLRKWLGRDGSDEPDAEQLAREEAFKAHLRERCARFRRLLSSNKTALEAMSDVEEHLSGARPFGMDYVHAISTRAVTAVFQMVRDLNALSDEGYEPLQQVFDRIREQMQNLLEDQPHQDGPNIMPLGDIRLHHITLVGGKMANLGEVAAHAGLDVPDGFAVTVSAYYRFMEYSGLHSELNRRIQATDMHSLDEVFSLSAALQQAVLSAPLPPELEQEITEAVAAMQRRAGPGLALALRSSAVGEDSLGVSFAGQYRSELNVPPEEACEVWKEIIASKYAVTAMSYRYQHGIPDDAAPMCVGVLAMVPAAAGGVAYSRDPVAAARGQEQVLLNAVPGLPQAVVDGAVTPDVFIFTRTNPPQPISKTLVGLAGVPASLTDAQAADLAQVALALEEYYAEPQDVEWALDSRNGRIVVLQSRPLHEADAATESRADVADAAAVGSGECKILSENLPEGLSMLACGGVAVSPGVGMGPVFVARKEADMLSFPKGGILVVERALPRWAPLLSRASGMVSETGGMAGHLASVAREYRLPAVFSLPNACSLLDNAGDATLDAVRCAVFAGLNPELAAQVTEPPNLMEGSPVHQRLEALATLMVPLHLLDPESPEFAPEHCQTLHDITRFCHEKSVQLMFEEGSDVNQRMGKQLKAGVKLQYWIVDMGGGFRRHVGGAVVDIADIASTPMLALWDGMVAVPWAGPPAASASGFMSVMLESTMNPDLESTAPNAMSNKNFFIISDNYMILQARYGYHFCTVESLAGANNHENFVSFQFKGGAADRQRRRLRARMVADLLEAHGFRADVKDDSLFAVAENFPAADILQKTRMLGYLLIHTRQVDMIMLEQERASALREKLGGDMASLLDRPLPPGC
- a CDS encoding response regulator, encoding MRALFVDDEVEFLELMEKRLTRRGMEVVTAPDGQSALDLLDQALQSGEMFQIVVMDVRMPGMDGLETLRHMKEKAPNLPVILLTGHACMGVAVQGLDLGAYDYMLKPVAISELIIKMEEAARSAM